A single genomic interval of Stieleria maiorica harbors:
- a CDS encoding polysaccharide biosynthesis/export family protein has protein sequence MNNSFANLGPDQPCRARQQVGDRHVGRNGLLAALGSGLRCIGAKAAAATLLAGSLTGCSALTQPIEGVPADRLPPQYFAEPKNDLVPVDISELALEPPREYLIGPDDILGVYIEGVLPFNPPNAPPEPPPVNFPDAESTLPPSIGYPIAVQEDGTLALPLIEPLNVDGLTLDQVRDAIRDAYIDNDILRPEKARPIVTIIQERTIDVIVVREDGGSGGGLTNQSVGAQFVLGGSNRSATGGLVKLRAYQNDILHALVETGGLPGVDAKNQVKVLRASKENKVAREAFLKKFRAQRQAAMLDPCACLPKLPEDPNILKIPLRLPPGESANLTQEQITLKDGDIVYIESRATEIFYTGGLLPGGQFPMPRDYDLDVLGAMALAGQGVYGSAGRGGGGIGGIGSQIATIPPGRLFILRKTDCNGQVAIEIDLTKAINDPRSRPLIQAGDTLILQYKPEEELLNFGLGTFFTYGIQELLRNNN, from the coding sequence ATGAATAACAGTTTTGCTAACTTGGGCCCCGACCAGCCATGCCGCGCCCGGCAACAGGTCGGTGATCGCCACGTCGGCCGCAACGGCTTGCTCGCAGCCCTCGGCTCTGGCCTTCGCTGCATCGGCGCCAAGGCGGCCGCGGCGACGCTGCTGGCGGGTTCGTTGACGGGATGCTCCGCGCTCACGCAACCGATCGAGGGCGTGCCCGCGGATCGACTCCCGCCGCAGTACTTCGCCGAACCGAAGAATGACCTGGTTCCGGTGGACATCTCCGAACTGGCCCTCGAACCGCCGCGTGAATACCTGATCGGCCCCGACGATATCCTGGGCGTTTACATCGAAGGCGTGCTGCCGTTCAATCCGCCCAACGCCCCGCCGGAACCGCCGCCGGTCAACTTCCCCGACGCCGAAAGTACGCTGCCGCCATCGATCGGGTATCCGATTGCGGTGCAGGAAGATGGGACTTTGGCGCTGCCGTTGATCGAACCGCTGAACGTCGACGGATTGACGCTCGACCAAGTCCGCGACGCGATCCGCGATGCATACATCGACAACGACATCCTTCGACCAGAGAAAGCCCGCCCGATCGTGACCATCATCCAGGAGCGAACGATCGATGTGATCGTCGTTCGCGAAGACGGTGGAAGCGGAGGCGGGTTGACCAACCAAAGTGTCGGAGCCCAATTCGTCTTGGGCGGCAGCAACCGCAGCGCGACCGGTGGGCTTGTCAAACTGCGGGCGTATCAGAATGACATCCTGCACGCATTGGTTGAAACGGGCGGTCTGCCCGGCGTCGATGCGAAAAATCAAGTCAAGGTGCTTCGCGCCAGTAAAGAAAACAAAGTAGCGCGAGAAGCGTTTTTGAAAAAGTTTCGTGCCCAGCGTCAGGCTGCGATGCTTGATCCCTGTGCCTGCCTGCCGAAGCTGCCAGAGGATCCGAACATCTTGAAGATTCCGTTGCGGCTTCCGCCAGGTGAATCGGCCAACCTGACCCAAGAGCAGATCACGTTGAAAGATGGAGACATCGTCTACATCGAATCACGAGCAACGGAGATCTTTTATACCGGTGGATTGTTGCCGGGAGGGCAGTTCCCAATGCCGCGTGACTACGACCTCGACGTGCTCGGTGCGATGGCGTTGGCCGGACAAGGTGTCTATGGCTCCGCCGGTCGGGGAGGCGGAGGAATCGGCGGCATCGGTTCACAGATCGCGACGATTCCGCCCGGACGTCTGTTTATCCTCCGCAAAACAGATTGCAACGGCCAGGTGGCGATCGAAATCGACTTGACCAAGGCGATCAACGATCCGAGATCACGACCGCTGATCCAAGCCGGTGACACGCTGATCCTGCAATACAAGCCGGAAGAAGAACTGCTGAACTTCGGACTGGGAACCTTCTTCACCTACGGAATCCAGGAACTGTTGCGGAACAACAACTAA
- a CDS encoding MraY family glycosyltransferase, with the protein MIWLTLVSLLCSVLAAMVLVPVVRFLARRVGLVDAPDEERKLHREPIALCGGVAVFASLLVGFVCTILYDRSYGDFSLGYVTSQWYGLVFAATAILVVGLIDDAWVMRGRQKLLLQILIISALVGSGTVVEKIGLLGFEVHLGSLAFPVTVLWLLIAVNALNLIDGADGVATTAGCFISLGLAVLSLTHGTPLGCIFAFCLAGSLIGFLFFNKPPATIFLGDAGSMVIGLLVGVLSVWGSVKGSTLLASAPIAILAVPLFDSLAAIARRWLTGRSIYAADRAHLHHLLQKKYGQFGMLFIVAALCSLTTVLAIASAYYSMPWLALLGMFLAGAFLVVTRSFGHAECQLVMMKASHMTRSFFITPQQSSLEKNHRCLPLQGNGDWNLIWEPLVDFAQIHNLAKISIDLNLSWLHEGYHASWSDVRMPERDNQVQVKWPIVIAVGPNKNSVNIGMLHVVASVTSPNIHERIADLSMRLADLEPQIQMIIAELERQHATPAEVQVTGAVSARRYASADRGTEPAALMPGRH; encoded by the coding sequence ATGATTTGGTTGACTCTGGTTTCTCTGCTCTGCTCCGTCCTCGCAGCAATGGTGCTGGTCCCGGTGGTCCGCTTCCTGGCTCGTCGAGTCGGATTGGTGGATGCCCCTGACGAGGAACGCAAGCTTCATCGCGAGCCGATCGCCCTGTGCGGTGGCGTCGCGGTGTTTGCGTCGCTGCTGGTCGGATTTGTCTGCACCATCTTGTACGACCGCAGCTATGGTGATTTTTCGCTCGGCTATGTGACTTCCCAGTGGTACGGGCTGGTGTTTGCCGCGACCGCCATTCTGGTCGTGGGTCTGATTGACGACGCCTGGGTGATGCGTGGACGCCAGAAGTTGCTGTTGCAAATCCTGATCATTTCCGCACTGGTGGGCAGCGGCACGGTGGTCGAGAAGATCGGGCTGCTGGGGTTCGAGGTGCACCTGGGCTCACTGGCCTTTCCGGTGACCGTGCTGTGGTTGCTGATCGCGGTCAACGCGCTCAATTTGATCGATGGTGCCGACGGCGTGGCGACAACCGCGGGGTGCTTCATCAGCCTCGGCTTGGCGGTGCTCAGTTTAACGCACGGGACGCCGCTGGGGTGTATTTTCGCATTTTGCTTGGCAGGCAGCCTGATCGGATTCCTGTTCTTCAACAAACCGCCCGCGACCATCTTCCTGGGCGACGCGGGCAGCATGGTGATCGGCCTGTTGGTCGGTGTGTTGTCGGTCTGGGGCAGCGTCAAGGGATCCACGCTGCTGGCATCGGCGCCGATTGCGATCCTTGCCGTTCCGCTGTTTGACTCGCTTGCCGCGATCGCGCGCCGGTGGCTGACCGGGCGGAGCATTTACGCGGCCGACCGCGCCCACCTGCACCACCTGCTGCAAAAAAAGTACGGGCAGTTCGGGATGCTGTTTATCGTCGCCGCCCTGTGCTCATTAACCACCGTGTTGGCGATCGCATCGGCGTACTACTCGATGCCCTGGCTGGCACTGCTGGGAATGTTTCTCGCCGGCGCCTTCTTGGTTGTGACACGCTCCTTCGGTCACGCTGAATGTCAGCTTGTGATGATGAAAGCATCCCACATGACGCGATCGTTTTTCATCACTCCGCAACAATCATCGCTGGAAAAGAACCACCGCTGCTTGCCCCTTCAAGGCAACGGGGACTGGAACCTGATCTGGGAACCCCTGGTCGACTTTGCCCAGATCCACAATTTGGCCAAAATCAGTATCGATCTCAACTTGTCCTGGTTGCACGAGGGGTATCACGCCAGCTGGTCCGACGTCCGCATGCCCGAACGCGACAACCAGGTACAGGTCAAATGGCCGATCGTGATCGCGGTTGGGCCCAACAAGAATTCGGTCAATATCGGAATGCTGCATGTCGTCGCCTCGGTGACGTCGCCAAACATCCACGAACGCATAGCGGATCTGAGTATGCGGCTTGCAGACCTGGAACCGCAAATCCAAATGATCATCGCGGAACTGGAACGTCAGCACGCGACTCCCGCGGAGGTCCAGGTCACCGGCGCCGTGTCGGCGCGCCGTTATGCGAGCGCTGATCGTGGAACGGAGCCGGCCGCGCTGATGCCCGGTCGCCATTAA
- a CDS encoding GDP-L-fucose synthase family protein, with translation MTSQRLPNGRVYVAGHRGMVGAAVVRHLQELGIDDGDLITRDRSELDLIRQSEVESFFESERPDVVVFAAAKVGGIHANDTYPAEFIYDNLMMAANAIQSAHRFGTARFLFLGSTCIYPRMAPQPMPEDCLLTGPLESTNEAYALAKISGLKLCQHFRSQYGVTFHSAMPTNLYGPGDNYHPQNSHVMPAMIRRFHEAVRDGLDEVVIWGTGTPRREFLHVDDLARGLIHLVNLEDPPNLVNVGTGTDISIRDLASLIAEITGFRGKILQDLSKPDGTPVKRTNIDLIKSTGWQPRIDLETGVRKTYEDFLRASDSGALRAV, from the coding sequence ATGACTTCGCAGCGACTTCCAAACGGACGCGTCTACGTCGCCGGACATCGCGGGATGGTCGGCGCCGCGGTCGTTCGACATCTGCAAGAACTGGGAATCGATGACGGCGATCTGATCACGCGTGATCGAAGCGAATTGGATTTGATTCGGCAATCCGAAGTCGAGTCGTTCTTCGAATCCGAACGCCCTGATGTGGTTGTGTTTGCCGCTGCCAAAGTCGGAGGCATCCACGCCAATGACACGTATCCGGCCGAATTCATCTATGACAATTTGATGATGGCCGCCAACGCGATTCAATCGGCACACCGTTTCGGCACCGCAAGGTTTTTGTTTCTCGGCAGCACGTGCATTTATCCGCGGATGGCTCCCCAGCCGATGCCCGAAGACTGCTTGCTGACCGGCCCTCTGGAATCGACTAACGAAGCCTACGCGTTGGCGAAAATTAGTGGCCTGAAGCTCTGCCAACACTTTCGCTCCCAGTATGGCGTCACCTTTCATTCCGCCATGCCGACCAATCTGTATGGCCCGGGTGACAATTACCACCCCCAAAACTCACATGTGATGCCGGCGATGATCCGTCGCTTTCACGAAGCGGTCCGAGACGGTTTGGATGAAGTCGTGATCTGGGGCACCGGAACACCCCGGCGTGAATTTTTGCACGTCGATGATTTGGCCCGCGGGTTGATCCATCTGGTTAACCTCGAGGACCCGCCCAACTTGGTCAATGTCGGCACGGGAACAGATATTTCGATTCGAGACCTGGCCAGTTTGATCGCGGAAATCACCGGGTTTCGCGGCAAAATTCTGCAGGACCTTTCCAAGCCCGACGGAACCCCGGTCAAACGCACCAATATCGATCTGATAAAATCAACCGGTTGGCAACCGCGAATTGATCTGGAAACCGGCGTCAGAAAGACCTACGAAGACTTTTTGCGAGCGAGCGACTCCGGCGCGCTGAGGGCGGTTTAA
- the nusG gene encoding transcription termination/antitermination protein NusG: protein MPILAKEPDRFPDALLSSDQAKKSSWWLLYTKSRQEKQLMRQLRQLQIPHYGPQIEQRRRSPSGRIRTSYVPLFNNYVFLCGGDDERYQSVCTGCVQKATEITDVEPLLYDLTQISDLVDIGVPLSVEGRLQPGQPVRVKNGSFAGFEGVVIRRDQETRLLVSVRFMDQGVSVKLDDCQLEPLGSAPEPQGSDV from the coding sequence ATGCCCATCCTTGCAAAAGAACCCGATCGGTTTCCAGACGCACTGCTCTCGTCCGATCAAGCAAAGAAATCCAGCTGGTGGTTGCTGTACACCAAATCGCGTCAGGAAAAGCAATTGATGCGACAGCTGCGTCAATTGCAGATTCCGCACTACGGGCCGCAAATCGAACAGCGGCGTCGATCGCCCTCCGGACGCATCCGCACGAGCTACGTGCCGCTGTTCAATAACTACGTGTTCCTTTGCGGCGGAGATGACGAACGCTACCAATCGGTCTGCACCGGTTGCGTGCAAAAAGCGACCGAGATCACGGATGTCGAGCCGCTGCTGTACGATTTGACGCAAATCAGCGACCTCGTTGACATCGGTGTTCCGCTTTCGGTGGAAGGCCGGTTGCAACCCGGCCAGCCGGTGCGCGTCAAAAATGGATCGTTTGCTGGATTTGAAGGCGTGGTGATCCGCCGCGACCAAGAGACTCGACTGCTGGTTTCGGTTCGATTCATGGATCAAGGAGTCAGCGTCAAGCTGGACGACTGCCAACTTGAACCGCTGGGCAGCGCTCCCGAACCACAAGGCAGCGATGTCTGA
- a CDS encoding O-antigen ligase family protein, translating into MKALKQLCLWTVLVTIGVAGPAVAMDYGGVLHWTHFVAALAIFCLGVPVTLLASSRENLTGIRQLVPFVPVLLWVGYSWLQCVPLDASIVHRLSPGSYSAYTDWLAPILPEEGVSRSFPISIAPDHSRHASAVFTLILAFLCYLPVVCRERVHVTWLLILLGAGIGLHAAYGITGALANNLNVPGGAPYQAGFGTYINRNNVAFLLNIGFACGLALVVSRLKAITAGDGPMRSTLDYSSLGLLASDRIAWFGAATLVICVAGVLLCGSRSGVIAVLVGGMSTYLWFHRRDGWLTIPVAIVVTCWVALLAALILTPFAGSLASIDEFAEFDRGNQHRLLDDPRFQHWPEGIRAALHYLPAGAGIATYSYAYLPYQSGVAEDWFHHADNLWLELLVEQGIAGVIFLAAVVGILIRALLRLSHSTDPVDSGLLAACAYMLGSIAWSETFDFGLVIPGNLVSVATLLGIVVVRSQSAALTSAVQAGSAKAPVSVEFVGVKRRVLSCLTLGVLTTSVGLCLPGLRRDAVDEYLLQSIASQLSAEPSSAESLNAQLSTIASARIDQPTPELLDLVTRLNRTLARLKLVAAINPTSADELNEALQSTKVDQLRKRWYGVSGEMETLPDEYRSAVASARRSLQRLPLGIVARENLVSLDFAHQNRSHSAHALVQLAELQKNSADRSARLAELASAGGDEPLAAQLWRHCTSIDPGKTRQALGHAMADPNRDISRYIADLAICQRFVAGYLLDNPNSDRSSRDQALAFLNRAIEHLDCEACTRIDERSRCEEVAGGILLVQGKAAAALPHFDHAVRLTPTDIPKRRRIIQRLIEAGLDRDAFELATSSYAELPEHYPFKVIADSLATDAGTGQEHPK; encoded by the coding sequence TTGAAAGCCTTAAAGCAGCTCTGTCTTTGGACCGTTCTGGTGACGATCGGAGTCGCCGGGCCTGCGGTAGCGATGGATTATGGCGGCGTGTTGCATTGGACGCACTTTGTCGCGGCGCTGGCCATTTTCTGCTTGGGTGTGCCCGTGACACTGCTGGCATCCAGCCGGGAAAACCTGACCGGTATTCGTCAGCTTGTTCCGTTCGTGCCGGTCCTTCTATGGGTCGGCTATAGCTGGTTGCAATGCGTGCCACTGGATGCGTCGATCGTGCACCGTCTCAGTCCGGGCTCCTATTCAGCCTACACGGATTGGCTGGCACCGATATTGCCCGAGGAAGGAGTGTCGCGGTCGTTTCCGATTTCAATTGCGCCGGATCACTCGCGCCATGCTTCAGCGGTATTCACGCTCATCTTAGCGTTTTTGTGCTATCTACCGGTCGTGTGCCGCGAGCGAGTTCACGTCACTTGGTTGTTGATTCTGCTCGGGGCTGGTATCGGACTTCATGCCGCTTACGGGATAACGGGGGCGTTGGCAAACAATCTTAACGTTCCCGGCGGTGCTCCGTACCAGGCTGGATTTGGTACCTATATCAATCGGAACAATGTTGCATTCCTATTGAACATCGGATTCGCATGTGGTCTTGCGTTGGTGGTCTCGCGGCTGAAAGCAATTACAGCTGGGGACGGGCCAATGCGTTCGACGCTCGATTATTCTTCGCTCGGGCTTTTGGCATCCGATCGGATCGCATGGTTTGGGGCCGCCACTCTGGTGATCTGCGTCGCAGGCGTCCTTTTATGCGGTTCCCGATCAGGGGTGATCGCCGTATTGGTCGGTGGCATGTCCACGTACCTGTGGTTCCACCGTCGCGATGGTTGGCTGACGATTCCGGTCGCGATTGTCGTCACATGCTGGGTTGCGTTACTCGCTGCATTGATCCTCACGCCATTCGCCGGAAGCTTGGCCAGTATCGACGAGTTTGCGGAGTTCGATCGTGGAAATCAGCATCGCCTTCTCGACGACCCGCGTTTTCAGCACTGGCCTGAAGGAATCCGGGCCGCGCTTCACTACCTTCCCGCTGGGGCGGGCATCGCAACGTATTCCTACGCGTATTTGCCGTATCAGTCCGGTGTTGCGGAGGACTGGTTTCACCATGCGGACAACTTGTGGTTAGAACTGCTGGTTGAGCAAGGCATTGCAGGCGTGATTTTCTTGGCTGCCGTGGTCGGCATATTGATTCGAGCACTCCTGCGTTTATCGCACTCAACCGATCCAGTTGACTCCGGACTTTTGGCCGCCTGCGCATACATGCTTGGTAGCATTGCCTGGTCAGAAACATTTGACTTCGGATTGGTCATACCGGGCAATTTGGTTTCCGTTGCCACGCTGTTGGGCATCGTGGTTGTGCGCAGCCAATCCGCAGCCCTAACGAGCGCCGTTCAAGCGGGGTCAGCGAAGGCGCCGGTTTCGGTGGAATTTGTTGGAGTGAAACGACGTGTGTTGTCATGTCTGACGTTAGGCGTTTTGACCACTTCGGTAGGACTTTGCCTGCCGGGCCTGCGACGCGATGCGGTCGACGAATACTTGCTTCAGTCGATCGCTTCACAGCTTTCGGCCGAGCCCAGTAGCGCAGAATCATTGAATGCGCAACTGTCAACCATTGCGTCGGCTCGTATCGACCAGCCCACACCGGAATTACTGGATCTCGTCACAAGGTTGAATCGAACGCTTGCTCGCCTCAAGCTGGTTGCAGCAATCAATCCGACCAGTGCGGATGAGCTCAATGAAGCACTACAGTCAACGAAAGTTGATCAGCTCCGGAAGCGTTGGTATGGCGTCTCAGGCGAAATGGAAACGTTGCCGGACGAATACAGGTCCGCCGTCGCGTCGGCGCGTCGCTCGTTGCAGCGGTTGCCGCTCGGAATCGTTGCGCGCGAGAATTTAGTCAGCCTGGACTTTGCACATCAAAATCGATCACACAGCGCACACGCGCTGGTGCAGCTTGCCGAACTGCAGAAAAACTCTGCAGATCGTTCGGCGCGGCTCGCCGAGTTGGCCAGTGCGGGAGGCGATGAGCCTTTGGCTGCACAGCTTTGGCGTCATTGCACCAGTATTGATCCCGGAAAGACCAGGCAGGCCCTCGGACATGCGATGGCCGACCCGAATCGAGACATATCCCGGTACATCGCCGATCTGGCCATCTGCCAACGATTCGTAGCAGGCTACCTGTTGGACAATCCCAACTCTGATCGTTCGTCTCGCGATCAGGCACTGGCGTTCCTGAACCGTGCAATCGAACATCTGGACTGTGAAGCTTGCACCAGGATCGACGAGCGATCTCGCTGTGAGGAAGTTGCCGGGGGCATTCTGTTGGTTCAGGGCAAGGCCGCGGCGGCGCTTCCGCATTTTGACCACGCAGTCCGACTGACCCCGACCGACATCCCGAAACGGCGTCGGATCATCCAGCGATTGATAGAAGCCGGCTTGGATCGGGACGCCTTCGAACTGGCGACCAGTTCGTACGCCGAACTGCCGGAGCACTACCCCTTCAAAGTGATCGCCGACAGTCTGGCAACTGACGCGGGCACCGGACAAGAACATCCGAAGTAG
- the gmd gene encoding GDP-mannose 4,6-dehydratase, producing the protein MSNAAGSPAKASKTALITGITGQDGSYLAELLLDQGYYVHGIVRRSSTFNTDRIEHIYIDPHNEDARLFLHYGDLTDGQNLTNLVLNIEPDEIYNLGAQSHVRVSFDAPVYTVQTTAVGALNVLEAARQLNKKKPVRVYQASSSEMYGDVLETPQTEKTPFQPQSPYACAKVYAFHQTVNYRNAYDLFACNGILFNHESPRRGETFVTRKITRAATRIKLGLQDKLYLGNLDAKRDWGYAKDYVRGMWLMLQHDTPDDYVLATGETYTIRQFLDYTFEHLELDWNDYVETDPRYFRPTEVDLLLGDYSKAKNTLGWEPETSCKELAKLMVDHDMELAQKEVVSAARG; encoded by the coding sequence ATGAGCAACGCAGCAGGCAGTCCGGCGAAGGCTTCCAAGACAGCCCTGATCACCGGGATCACCGGTCAAGACGGATCGTATTTGGCCGAGCTGCTACTGGATCAGGGTTACTACGTTCATGGCATCGTCCGCCGCAGCAGCACGTTCAACACGGACCGCATCGAACACATCTACATCGATCCGCACAACGAAGATGCGCGTTTGTTCTTGCACTACGGCGACCTGACCGACGGGCAGAACCTGACGAACCTGGTTTTGAACATCGAGCCCGACGAAATCTATAACCTGGGTGCTCAATCCCACGTCCGCGTGTCGTTTGATGCTCCGGTCTACACCGTCCAAACGACCGCCGTCGGTGCCCTGAATGTGCTGGAAGCGGCCCGCCAGCTGAACAAGAAAAAGCCGGTCCGCGTTTACCAGGCGTCCAGCAGCGAGATGTACGGCGACGTGCTGGAAACACCACAGACCGAGAAGACACCGTTTCAACCGCAAAGCCCTTACGCCTGTGCCAAGGTTTACGCGTTCCACCAGACCGTCAACTACCGCAACGCGTATGACCTGTTCGCCTGCAACGGGATCCTGTTCAACCACGAATCGCCGCGACGCGGTGAAACGTTTGTGACCCGAAAGATCACCCGAGCCGCGACGCGGATCAAATTGGGGCTGCAAGACAAACTGTACCTTGGCAACTTGGACGCCAAGCGGGACTGGGGCTACGCCAAGGACTATGTGCGTGGCATGTGGCTGATGCTCCAGCACGACACGCCCGACGATTACGTTTTGGCAACCGGCGAGACGTACACGATCCGACAGTTCCTCGATTACACGTTCGAGCACCTGGAGCTGGACTGGAACGATTACGTGGAAACCGACCCACGCTATTTCCGCCCGACCGAAGTCGACTTGCTGTTGGGCGACTACAGCAAAGCGAAGAACACCCTCGGCTGGGAACCGGAAACCAGCTGCAAAGAACTCGCCAAACTGATGGTCGACCACGATATGGAACTGGCGCAAAAAGAAGTTGTCAGCGCCGCGCGTGGTTGA
- a CDS encoding UDP-glucose 6-dehydrogenase — MTTTIPPVSKICCIGAGYVGGPTMAMIAHKCPHIDVKVVDINADRIAQWNSDRLPIYEPGLDEIVHGSRGKNLTFTTEIDQAISAADMVFISVNTPTKTFGVGAGRAANLEFVEKCARRIAQVSQGHKIVVEKSTLPVRTAEAVKRILSNTANDATFDVLSNPEFLAEGTAIEDLLQPDRVLIGGERPESIEALVDVYANWVPRDRLLTTNLWSSELSKLTANAFLAQRVSSINAISALCEATGADVDEVATAIGTDSRIGPKFLKASVGFGGSCFQKDILNLVYLCQYFGLPEVADYWEQVVRMNDYQKERFVTRMVRTMFNTVSDKKIAIWGFAFKKDTNDTRESAAIYVCRDLLLEKARVCIYDPQVSEHQILNDLERVFTDGDNKISEAKRELIDKHVTFASSAQEASSDAHAIAVLTEWDEFADVDFTAVHDTMKKPAFIFDGRNRLKDLELKAKGFDYHGIGF; from the coding sequence ATGACAACAACGATACCGCCCGTTTCGAAGATCTGCTGCATCGGTGCCGGTTATGTCGGCGGTCCGACGATGGCGATGATTGCACACAAGTGCCCCCACATTGACGTCAAAGTCGTGGACATCAACGCGGATCGGATCGCGCAGTGGAATTCCGATCGGCTACCGATCTACGAACCGGGGCTGGACGAAATCGTGCACGGCAGTCGCGGAAAGAACCTGACGTTCACCACCGAGATCGATCAGGCGATCAGTGCGGCGGACATGGTTTTTATCTCGGTCAACACGCCGACCAAAACGTTCGGCGTGGGCGCCGGCCGCGCGGCAAACTTGGAGTTCGTCGAGAAGTGTGCCCGACGGATCGCCCAGGTTTCCCAAGGGCACAAAATCGTTGTCGAAAAATCGACCCTGCCCGTGCGCACGGCTGAAGCCGTTAAGCGGATCCTGTCCAACACCGCCAACGATGCCACCTTCGACGTCTTGAGCAACCCGGAATTCTTGGCCGAAGGGACGGCCATCGAAGATTTGCTGCAGCCCGATCGAGTCCTGATCGGCGGCGAACGCCCCGAATCGATCGAAGCACTGGTCGACGTTTATGCCAACTGGGTCCCGCGTGATCGTTTGCTGACCACGAATCTGTGGAGCAGTGAGCTTTCCAAGCTGACGGCCAATGCGTTTCTCGCCCAACGCGTTTCGTCCATCAATGCCATCAGCGCGCTCTGCGAAGCGACCGGAGCGGATGTGGATGAAGTCGCGACGGCGATCGGAACCGATTCCAGGATCGGGCCAAAGTTCCTCAAAGCATCGGTCGGCTTCGGCGGCAGTTGTTTTCAAAAGGACATCCTGAATCTGGTTTACCTGTGCCAATACTTTGGACTTCCCGAAGTGGCGGATTACTGGGAACAGGTCGTTCGAATGAACGATTACCAGAAGGAGCGCTTTGTCACCCGGATGGTGCGGACGATGTTCAACACCGTGTCGGACAAAAAAATCGCCATTTGGGGATTCGCGTTCAAGAAAGACACCAACGACACCCGCGAGTCGGCAGCGATCTATGTCTGCCGGGACCTGTTGTTGGAAAAGGCTCGTGTTTGCATTTACGACCCGCAGGTGAGCGAACATCAAATCCTGAACGATCTGGAGCGCGTGTTCACCGACGGCGACAACAAAATTAGCGAAGCCAAACGCGAACTGATCGACAAACACGTGACCTTTGCCTCAAGTGCCCAGGAGGCATCCAGCGATGCCCACGCGATCGCGGTGCTGACCGAATGGGACGAATTTGCGGATGTCGATTTCACCGCCGTTCACGACACGATGAAAAAGCCCGCCTTCATCTTCGACGGGCGCAATCGACTGAAAGACCTTGAGTTGAAGGCCAAGGGATTCGACTACCACGGGATCGGCTTCTGA